From the genome of Triticum aestivum cultivar Chinese Spring chromosome 3B, IWGSC CS RefSeq v2.1, whole genome shotgun sequence, one region includes:
- the LOC123068210 gene encoding rust resistance kinase Lr10-like, whose product MMNSVAFPHSVILLALAISSTLSVLLAKTGAQDTLGQAVCPSFSCGHLQDIQHPFRLRGDPPGCGLREYELFCSDSQAIIHIDTGRYLVTNISYSDSVFWVVDASLDNSTICPIPQRNQRPYIYGLQSANTILLYPDSGQWAAFVSCSRMIKNNAIYRPVACRSTNTSFVYVLTTVLSYWSKNVEPSCGYLAMTPLGSWHPRPNGFASYDYEDVVKFMRTGFAVRFPVYRAPWTYSWILKTCLNDSMSNFHEKMSSSNILNQTSAIVGIDMHFLRCVNDHSYQTKLFWAAVVMVSTISIVKFIIVFAILSRLVFAPLSVLTFLAYKYWLTKISVDAVERFLQMQLALAPTRYAYTDITAITSHFKEKLGQGGYGSVYKGVLPGDVHVAIKMLVSSMSNGEEFISEVSSIGRIHHVNVVRLVGFCSEEMRRALVYEYMPRGSLEKYIFSPEKSFSWDKLNQIALGIARGIDYLHRGCDMQILHFDIKPHNILLDSDFTPKIADFGLAKLYPRDNSFLPVSAARGTVGYIAPEMVSRSFGAISSKSDVYSFGMLLLEMAGGRRNVDPQASRSQTYYPSWVYNQMSRQEVGEISEAVGIHQVERKLCVVALWCIQMKPDDRPAMSEVIDMLETGIDGLEMPPEPFFCGDEFAPAADSSVLSEIPIYTS is encoded by the exons ATGATGAACTCCGTTGCATTTCCTCACTCTGTTATACTCCTAGCATTAGCAATCTCCTCCACACTTTCAGTTCTTCTAGCCAAGACTGGAGCACAAGATACTCTGGGGCAAGCAGTTTGCCCCTCTTTCTCCTGCGGGCATCTCCAAGACATCCAGCATCCTTTCCGTTTGCGAGGTGATCCGCCTGGTTGTGGTCTTCGAGAATATGAGCTATTTTGTAGCGATAGCCAGGCTATAATTCACATCGACACGGGAAGATATCTCGTCACTAACATTTCCTACAGCGACTCTGTTTTCTGGGTTGTTGATGCCAGTTTGGATAATAGCACCATCTGCCCTATTCCTCAGAGGAATCAACGCCCTTATATCTATGGATTGCAATCAGCTAACACGATACTGCTCTACCCGGATTCAGGCCAATGGGCCGCCTTTGTGAGTTGTTCACGCATGATAAAAAATAATGCTATTTATAGGCCTGTTGCTTGCCGGAGCACCAACACTTCTTTTGTTTATGTGTTGACTACCGTGCTTTCTTATTGGTCTAAAAATGTTGAGCCTTCATGTGGATACTTGGCCATGACTCCTCTCGGAAGTTGGCATCCGAGGCCAAATGGTTTTGCAAGTTATGATTATGAAGATGTCGTAAAATTTATGAGGACAGGGTTTGCTGTTAGATTTCCTGTATATCGTGCTCCCTGGACATATTCTTGGATCCTCAAGACATGCCTGAATGATTCAATGAG TAACTTCCACGAAAAGATGTCTAGTTCAAACATCCTAAATCAGACTTCAGCTATTGTTGGCATCGACATGCATTTCTTGAGATGTGTAAATGACCACTCCTACCAAACGAAATTATTTTGGGCAGCGGTGGTCATGGTATCTACCATAAGTATTGTGAAGTTCATTATTG TGTTTGCAATACTATCCAGGTTGGTGTTTGCACCATTGTCCGTATTGACCTTCCTTGCCTACAAGTACTGGCTAACAAAGATATCAGTTGACGCAGTTGAGAGGTTCCTCCAGATGCAATTAGCTCTTGCCCCAACAAGGTACGCTTACACAGACATCACTGCGATCACTAGCCACTTCAAGGAGAAGCTGGGCCAAGGAGGCTATGGTTCTGTGTACAAAGGTGTGCTTCCTGGTGACGTCCATGTCGCCATCAAAATGTTGGTCAGCTCCATGTCCAACGGAGAAGAATTCATCAGTGAGGTGTCCAGCATCGGAAGAATTCACCATGTCAATGTGGTGCGTCTGGTGGGTTTCTGCTCGGAGGAAATGAGGAGGGCTCTTGTTTACGAGTACATGCCCCGCGGATCTCTTGAGAAGTACATCTTCTCGCCAGAGAAGAGTTTCTCCTGGGACAAGCTCAATCAGATTGCTCTGGGCATTGCCAGAGGGATCGACTACCTGCACCGAGGGTGCGATATGCAGATATTACACTTCGACATCAAGCCGCACAACATCCTGTTGGACAGTGACTTCACCCCAAAAATCGCTGACTTTGGACTGGCGAAACTGTACCCCAGGGACAACAGCTTTTTGCCGGTGAGCGCTGCGCGGGGAACAGTTGGCTACATAGCTCCCGAGATGGTGTCCCGTAGCTTTGGCGCCATATCGTCCAAGTCTGATGTCTACAGCTTTGGGATGCTGTTGCTGGAGATGGCCGGAGGGCGGAGGAACGTGGACCCACAAGCATCAAGAAGCCAGACATACTACCCGTCATGGGTGTACAATCAGATGTCTCGGCAAGAGGTGGGTGAGATCTCGGAGGCTGTTGGTATCCATCAGGTGGAGAGGAAGCTGTGCGTCGTTGCGCTTTGGTGCATCCAGATGAAGCCAGACGATCGACCGGCGATGAGCGAGGTGATAGACATGCTCGAAACTGGCATCGATGGCCTGGAGATGCCTCCTGAGCCCTTCTTCTGCGGGGACGAGTTCGCCCCTGCTGCAGATTCTTCAGTATTATCAGAAATACCTATATATACATCGTAG
- the LOC123068211 gene encoding rust resistance kinase Lr10-like (The sequence of the model RefSeq protein was modified relative to this genomic sequence to represent the inferred CDS: added 25 bases not found in genome assembly), with protein MFDALVLALLFVLHLDYGINRATASSDGDFFHNCAPTRCSEGGTEIRFPFRLASSPQSCGAPGLELACSREADTILLHPILGLCKVTAIDYIFGGLNVIPLEESWTRCPLQKISTTNLSTSVYIPDSYGGETANLVRCSRELIPAEKAGTRPGMGDSIVGPISCLSNTSQFIYLMDGSEPMYILPLDCTVVSNGISTPWDYDIKPAVLFTERARRVIAFGETTLTWSVPNITDICLDCERNGHPCGFSSQHRQAFCKRQGSRVKVIAATSSVATFVVLLLTAATALYRSLKSKVDEEVRLKIEMFLEAYGTSKPTRYTFSEVKKATRRFKDKLGQGGFGSVYKGQLANGVPVAVKMLENSKSDGEEFMNEVATIGRIHHANVVRLLGFSSDGTRRALIYEFMPNGSLEKYIFAQESDLCRELLAPNKMLEIASGIARGIEYLHQGCNQRILHFDIKPHNILLDYSFSPKISDFGLAKLCTRDHSIVTLTAARGTMGYIAPELYSRNFGRISSKSDVYSFGMLVLEMVSGRRNSDPWIENQNEVYIPEWIYLKISTEQELESSREMAQEEKDTVRKLAIVALWCIQWNPKNRPSMPKVLNMLTGTLQSLTMPPRPFVSSPGHPMPQI; from the exons ATGTTTGACGCTTTGGTTCTAGCTCTGTTGTTCGTCCTACATCTTGACTATGGAATCAACAGGGCAACAGCAAGTAGTGATGGAGATTTCTTCCATAATTGCGCACCAACCAGGTGCAGCGAAGGCGGAACAGAGATCCGATTTCCGTTCCGCCTTGCAAGCAGCCCCCAATCATGCGGAGCACCTGGCTTGGAGCTAGCATGTTCTAGGGAAGCAGATACCATCCTACTTCACCCAATCCTTGGACTATGCAAGGTCACTGCAATTGACTACATATTTGGTGGCCTGAATGTCATCCCGCTTGAAGAATCATGGACTAGGTGCCCGCTTCAGAAGATCTCTACCACCAATCTATCAACTAGTGTATACATACCTGACAGTTACGGAGGTGAAACTGCAAACCTGGTACGCTGTTCAAGAGAGTTGATACCAGCAGAGAAGGCCGGTACGAGGCCAGGTATGGGGGACAGTATTGTTGGCCCAATCTCTTGCCTGAGCAACACAAGTCAGTTCATATATTTGATGGACGGTAGTGAACCAATGTATATCCTTCCCTTAGACTGCACAGTGGTTTCAAATGGTATCTCAACGCCGTGGGATTATGATATCAAACCTGCTGTGTTATTCACTGAAAGAGCCAGAAGGGTCATTGCATTTGGTGAGACAACCTTGACTTGGTCAGTTCCTAACATAACCGACATTTGTCTAGACTGCGAGCGAAACGGGCATCCCTGCGGATTCAGCTCACAACACAGGCAAGCATTCTGCAAGCGCCAAG GTTCACGTGTGAAAGTCATTGCAG CAACATCATCAGTAGCCACATTTGTGGTTCTCTTGTTGACGGCAGCCACAGCACTCTATCGATCCCTAAAATCAAAGGTTGATGAAGAGGTACGTTTGAAAATCGAAATGTTTCTCGAGGCATATGGCACATCAAAACCAACAAGGTACACATTCTCTGAAGTTAAAAAGGCAACAAGACGATTCAAAGATAAACTGGGTCAGGGTGGATTTGGAAGCGTATACAAAGGTCAGCTGGCAAATGGAGTACCTGTGGCAGTAAAGATGCTGGAGAACTCAAAGAGCGACGGAGAAGAATTCATGAATGAAGTTGCAACCATTGGTAGAATCCACCATGCTAATGTGGTCCGCCTCTTGGGATTTTCCTCAGATGGAACAAGGCGTGCTCTTATCTATGAATTCATGCCTAATGGATCCCTCGAGAAGTACATATTCGCACAGGAATCAGATCTTTGCCGTGAGCTATTAGCACCTAACAAGATGCTGGAGATAGCATCAGGCATTGCACGAGGAATCGAATACCTGCATCAAGGGTGCAATCAGCGGATCCTCCATTTTGACATCAAGCCTCACAACATCTTGCTGGATTACAGCTTCAGTCCAAAGATTTCAGATTTTGGGCTTGCAAAGCTGTGTACAAGGGATCATAGCATCGTCACACTGACTGCAGCTAGAGGAACAATGGGTTACATTGCGCCAGAATTGTATTCTCGGAACTTTGGGAGAATATCGAGTAAGTCCGACGTTTATAGCTTCGGCATGCTGGTGCTGGAAATGGTGAGCGGGCGGAGGAACTCGGATCCATGGATTGAGAACCAAAACGAGGTTTACATCCCAGAGTGGATATATCTGAAAATAAGCACGGAGCAAGAACTGGAATCATCAAGGGAAATGGCGCAAGAAGAGAAGGATACAGTAAGAAAGCTGGCCATTGTGGCACTGTGGTGCATTCAGTGGAACCCGAAAAACCGCCCATCCATGCCGAAAGTGCTGAACATGCTGACAGGAACCTTGCAGAGTCTAACGATGCCCCCCAGGCCATTTGTTTCGTCTCC
- the LOC123064274 gene encoding protein FLOWERINGUS T-like, translating to MLRSRDPLIVGRIVGDVVYYFDASARLRVLYGNREITVGSELRPSQVANQPTVRITGRVRSLYTLVMVDPDVPGPSDPSEREYLHWFVTDIPEGGDVGRGTEVVAYEKPQPAAGIHRLAFVVFRQAAQVDIYAPGWRSNFVTRDLAECYNLGVPVAAAYFNCQREGSCGGRRWQG from the exons ATGTTGAGGTCGAGGGATCCGCTGATCGTCGGGAGGATTGTGGGCGACGTCGTCTACTACTTCGACGCGTCGGCGCGGCTGAGGGTGTTGTACGGCAACCGCGAGATCACGGTTGGGTCGGAGCTGAGGCCGTCGCAGGTGGCGAACCAGCCCACGGTGCGCATCACAGGAAGGGTGAGATCACTCTACACGCTC GTGATGGTAGACCCTGATGTACCTGGACCCAGCGACCCTTCCGAACGGGAGTACCTCCATTG GTTTGTCACAGACATACCAGAAGGAGGTGACGTGGGCCGTG GCACTGAGGTGGTGGCGTACGAGAAGCCGCAACCGGCGGCGGGGATCCACCGTTTGGCATTCGTGGTGTTCCGGCAGGCGGCGCAGGTGGACATCTACGCACCAGGGTGGCGCTCCAACTTCGTCACGAGGGACTTGGCCGAGTGCTACAACCTTGGCGTTCCGGTCGCCGCCGCCTACTTCAACTGCCAGAGGGAGGGCAgctgcggtggccggaggtggCAGGGGTGA